The proteins below come from a single Hippocampus zosterae strain Florida chromosome 5, ASM2543408v3, whole genome shotgun sequence genomic window:
- the flcn gene encoding folliculin isoform X1, protein MNALVALCHFCELHGPRTLFCTEALHPPSPSPSSLAGVEVPADRDVDRDGEGLTMRANSSATQRGEMCEGCRSLPASHPGFMSVDDETGIRFVSHQHPREPQLFSVVRQACVRSLSCEVTGDVCPGREGPIFFGDEQHGFVFSHTFFIKDSLARGFQRWYSIVMVAMDRIYLINSWPFLLRHLRLTIQSLQSTALKVFDNEQGVCPQRAVRMNSVFSPAVFPHQRSGNAARSLTSLTQHPNLWASLHSSFSWLLKACGSRLTEKLLEGAPTEDTLVLIERQTEQEEELSCWEGAEGGISKPQGQQLDSQAAHDDESPGPKFRSLRHLRQALGPADFRQVAWHVLMGNQVIWRGAEPRLIQSAFTVLKALLPVGCVCSIPYSAHYEEAYKCNFLGLSPDVAIPAHVISSEFSVLVDVSSEKGCPSPPTDDNICSLYQFNMSSANTQPTDRGPTLLNKLEVALSNENLSVDVVSHCLLCLKEEWMNKVKVLFKFSKVDGRGREDTQKVLALLGTTGPGEEDNVRLLKFWMTGLSKTYKSHLMSAVRGGERSPGQ, encoded by the exons ATGAACGCGCTGGTGGCTCTCTGTCATTTTTGCGAACTCCATGGACCGCGTACACTGTTCTGCACCGAGGCTTTGCACCCTCCGTCCCCGTCACCTTCCTCCCTGGCAGGCGTTGAAGTGCCCGCGGACAGAGATGTTGACCGGGACGGTGAAGGACTCACCATGAGGGCCAACAGTTCGGCCACACAAAGGGGAGAAATGTGTGAG GGCTGTCGCTCCCTCCCTGCGTCCCACCCAGGCTTCATGAGCGTCGACGACGAGACGGGCATTCGCTTTGTGAGCCACCAGCATCCCAGAGAGCCGCAGCTCTTCAGCGTCGTGCGCCAGGCTTGCGTACGCAGCCTCAGCTGTGAGGTAACCGGTGAC GTGTGCCCCGGGCGCGAAGGGCCGATTTTCTTTGGTGACGAGCAACACGGTTTTGTGTTCTCACACACGTTCTTCATTAAGGATAGCCTCGCCAGAGGCTTCCAGCGCTGGTACAGCATAGTCATGGTGGCCATGGACCGCATTTACCTCATTAACTCCTGGCCTTTTCTGCTACGCCACCTGCGACTGACCATACAGAGTCTGCAAAGCACCGCCCTCAAG gTGTTTGACAACGAGCAAGGCGTTTGCCCCCAGCGAGCGGTGAGGATGAACAGCGTGTTCTCCCCCGCGGTTTTCCCGCACCAGAGGAGCGGCAACGCGGCCCGCTCCCTCACGTCTCTCACGCAGCATCCCAATCTGTGGGCCAGCCTGCACTCCTCCTTCAGCTG GCTGCTGAAGGCCTGCGGTAGCCGTCTGACGGAAAAACTGCTGGAAGGGGCCCCCACCGAAGACACGCTTGTGCTCATCGAGAGACAGACAG AACAAGAGGAGGAACTGAGCTGCTGGGAAGGAGCCGAAGGGGGAATTTCCAAGCCCCAGGGGCAGCAATTAGACAGCCAAGCGGCTCACGACGACGAGTCTCCCGGTCCGAAGTTTCGCTCACTCAGGCACTTGAGGCAG GCGCTCGGGCCCGCCGACTTCCGGCAGGTGGCGTGGCATGTGCTCATGGGAAATCAGGTCATCTGGAGAGGCGCCGAGCCCAGGCTCATCCAGTCTGCTTTCACGGTACTTAAG GCGTTGCTGCCGGTAGGCTGCGTGTGTTCAATTCCGTACAGCGCTCACTATGAAGAGGCCTACAAATGCAACTTCCTGGGTCTGAGCCCAGATGTGGCCATTCCGGCCCATGTCATCTCGTCAG AATTTTCAGTGCTGGTGGACGTCAGCTCAGAGAAAGGCTGCCCAAGCCCGCCGACAGACGACAATATCTGCTCGCTTTACCAATTCAACATGAGCAGtgccaacacccaacccacagACAGAG GCCCGACGTTACTCAACAAACTGGAGGTGGCGCTGTCCAACGAGAATCTGTCGGTGGACGTGGTGTCCCACTGTCTGCTCTGTTTGAAGGAGGAGTGGATGAA CAAGGTCAAAGTGCTCTTCAAATTTTCCAAAGTGGACGGGCGAGGCAGGGAGGACACGCAGAAGGTTCTGGCTCTGCTCGGCACTACGGGGCCCGGCGAGGAGGACAACGTGAGGCTGCTCAAGTTCTGGATGACGGGACTCAGCAAAACCTACAAGAGCCATCTGATGAGCGCCGTCCGGGGAGGGGAGAGGAGCCCCGGCCAGTGA
- the flcn gene encoding folliculin isoform X3 — protein sequence MNALVALCHFCELHGPRTLFCTEALHPPSPSPSSLAGVEVPADRDVDRDGEGLTMRANSSATQRGEMCEGCRSLPASHPGFMSVDDETGIRFVSHQHPREPQLFSVVRQACVRSLSCEVCPGREGPIFFGDEQHGFVFSHTFFIKDSLARGFQRWYSIVMVAMDRIYLINSWPFLLRHLRLTIQSLQSTALKVFDNEQGVCPQRAVRMNSVFSPAVFPHQRSGNAARSLTSLTQHPNLWASLHSSFSWLLKACGSRLTEKLLEGAPTEDTLVLIERQTEQEEELSCWEGAEGGISKPQGQQLDSQAAHDDESPGPKFRSLRHLRQALGPADFRQVAWHVLMGNQVIWRGAEPRLIQSAFTVLKALLPVGCVCSIPYSAHYEEAYKCNFLGLSPDVAIPAHVISSEFSVLVDVSSEKGCPSPPTDDNICSLYQFNMSSANTQPTDRGPTLLNKLEVALSNENLSVDVVSHCLLCLKEEWMNKVKVLFKFSKVDGRGREDTQKVLALLGTTGPGEEDNVRLLKFWMTGLSKTYKSHLMSAVRGGERSPGQ from the exons ATGAACGCGCTGGTGGCTCTCTGTCATTTTTGCGAACTCCATGGACCGCGTACACTGTTCTGCACCGAGGCTTTGCACCCTCCGTCCCCGTCACCTTCCTCCCTGGCAGGCGTTGAAGTGCCCGCGGACAGAGATGTTGACCGGGACGGTGAAGGACTCACCATGAGGGCCAACAGTTCGGCCACACAAAGGGGAGAAATGTGTGAG GGCTGTCGCTCCCTCCCTGCGTCCCACCCAGGCTTCATGAGCGTCGACGACGAGACGGGCATTCGCTTTGTGAGCCACCAGCATCCCAGAGAGCCGCAGCTCTTCAGCGTCGTGCGCCAGGCTTGCGTACGCAGCCTCAGCTGTGAG GTGTGCCCCGGGCGCGAAGGGCCGATTTTCTTTGGTGACGAGCAACACGGTTTTGTGTTCTCACACACGTTCTTCATTAAGGATAGCCTCGCCAGAGGCTTCCAGCGCTGGTACAGCATAGTCATGGTGGCCATGGACCGCATTTACCTCATTAACTCCTGGCCTTTTCTGCTACGCCACCTGCGACTGACCATACAGAGTCTGCAAAGCACCGCCCTCAAG gTGTTTGACAACGAGCAAGGCGTTTGCCCCCAGCGAGCGGTGAGGATGAACAGCGTGTTCTCCCCCGCGGTTTTCCCGCACCAGAGGAGCGGCAACGCGGCCCGCTCCCTCACGTCTCTCACGCAGCATCCCAATCTGTGGGCCAGCCTGCACTCCTCCTTCAGCTG GCTGCTGAAGGCCTGCGGTAGCCGTCTGACGGAAAAACTGCTGGAAGGGGCCCCCACCGAAGACACGCTTGTGCTCATCGAGAGACAGACAG AACAAGAGGAGGAACTGAGCTGCTGGGAAGGAGCCGAAGGGGGAATTTCCAAGCCCCAGGGGCAGCAATTAGACAGCCAAGCGGCTCACGACGACGAGTCTCCCGGTCCGAAGTTTCGCTCACTCAGGCACTTGAGGCAG GCGCTCGGGCCCGCCGACTTCCGGCAGGTGGCGTGGCATGTGCTCATGGGAAATCAGGTCATCTGGAGAGGCGCCGAGCCCAGGCTCATCCAGTCTGCTTTCACGGTACTTAAG GCGTTGCTGCCGGTAGGCTGCGTGTGTTCAATTCCGTACAGCGCTCACTATGAAGAGGCCTACAAATGCAACTTCCTGGGTCTGAGCCCAGATGTGGCCATTCCGGCCCATGTCATCTCGTCAG AATTTTCAGTGCTGGTGGACGTCAGCTCAGAGAAAGGCTGCCCAAGCCCGCCGACAGACGACAATATCTGCTCGCTTTACCAATTCAACATGAGCAGtgccaacacccaacccacagACAGAG GCCCGACGTTACTCAACAAACTGGAGGTGGCGCTGTCCAACGAGAATCTGTCGGTGGACGTGGTGTCCCACTGTCTGCTCTGTTTGAAGGAGGAGTGGATGAA CAAGGTCAAAGTGCTCTTCAAATTTTCCAAAGTGGACGGGCGAGGCAGGGAGGACACGCAGAAGGTTCTGGCTCTGCTCGGCACTACGGGGCCCGGCGAGGAGGACAACGTGAGGCTGCTCAAGTTCTGGATGACGGGACTCAGCAAAACCTACAAGAGCCATCTGATGAGCGCCGTCCGGGGAGGGGAGAGGAGCCCCGGCCAGTGA
- the flcn gene encoding folliculin isoform X2, producing the protein MNALVALCHFCELHGPRTLFCTEALHPPSPSPSSLAGVEVPADRDVDRDGEGLTMRANSSATQRGEMCEGCRSLPASHPGFMSVDDETGIRFVSHQHPREPQLFSVVRQACVRSLSCEVTGDVCPGREGPIFFGDEQHGFVFSHTFFIKDSLARGFQRWYSIVMVAMDRIYLINSWPFLLRHLRLTIQSLQSTALKVFDNEQGVCPQRAVRMNSVFSPAVFPHQRSGNAARSLTSLTQHPNLWASLHSSFSWLLKACGSRLTEKLLEGAPTEDTLVLIERQTEQEEELSCWEGAEGGISKPQGQQLDSQAAHDDESPGPKFRSLRHLRQALGPADFRQVAWHVLMGNQVIWRGAEPRLIQSAFTALLPVGCVCSIPYSAHYEEAYKCNFLGLSPDVAIPAHVISSEFSVLVDVSSEKGCPSPPTDDNICSLYQFNMSSANTQPTDRGPTLLNKLEVALSNENLSVDVVSHCLLCLKEEWMNKVKVLFKFSKVDGRGREDTQKVLALLGTTGPGEEDNVRLLKFWMTGLSKTYKSHLMSAVRGGERSPGQ; encoded by the exons ATGAACGCGCTGGTGGCTCTCTGTCATTTTTGCGAACTCCATGGACCGCGTACACTGTTCTGCACCGAGGCTTTGCACCCTCCGTCCCCGTCACCTTCCTCCCTGGCAGGCGTTGAAGTGCCCGCGGACAGAGATGTTGACCGGGACGGTGAAGGACTCACCATGAGGGCCAACAGTTCGGCCACACAAAGGGGAGAAATGTGTGAG GGCTGTCGCTCCCTCCCTGCGTCCCACCCAGGCTTCATGAGCGTCGACGACGAGACGGGCATTCGCTTTGTGAGCCACCAGCATCCCAGAGAGCCGCAGCTCTTCAGCGTCGTGCGCCAGGCTTGCGTACGCAGCCTCAGCTGTGAGGTAACCGGTGAC GTGTGCCCCGGGCGCGAAGGGCCGATTTTCTTTGGTGACGAGCAACACGGTTTTGTGTTCTCACACACGTTCTTCATTAAGGATAGCCTCGCCAGAGGCTTCCAGCGCTGGTACAGCATAGTCATGGTGGCCATGGACCGCATTTACCTCATTAACTCCTGGCCTTTTCTGCTACGCCACCTGCGACTGACCATACAGAGTCTGCAAAGCACCGCCCTCAAG gTGTTTGACAACGAGCAAGGCGTTTGCCCCCAGCGAGCGGTGAGGATGAACAGCGTGTTCTCCCCCGCGGTTTTCCCGCACCAGAGGAGCGGCAACGCGGCCCGCTCCCTCACGTCTCTCACGCAGCATCCCAATCTGTGGGCCAGCCTGCACTCCTCCTTCAGCTG GCTGCTGAAGGCCTGCGGTAGCCGTCTGACGGAAAAACTGCTGGAAGGGGCCCCCACCGAAGACACGCTTGTGCTCATCGAGAGACAGACAG AACAAGAGGAGGAACTGAGCTGCTGGGAAGGAGCCGAAGGGGGAATTTCCAAGCCCCAGGGGCAGCAATTAGACAGCCAAGCGGCTCACGACGACGAGTCTCCCGGTCCGAAGTTTCGCTCACTCAGGCACTTGAGGCAG GCGCTCGGGCCCGCCGACTTCCGGCAGGTGGCGTGGCATGTGCTCATGGGAAATCAGGTCATCTGGAGAGGCGCCGAGCCCAGGCTCATCCAGTCTGCTTTCACG GCGTTGCTGCCGGTAGGCTGCGTGTGTTCAATTCCGTACAGCGCTCACTATGAAGAGGCCTACAAATGCAACTTCCTGGGTCTGAGCCCAGATGTGGCCATTCCGGCCCATGTCATCTCGTCAG AATTTTCAGTGCTGGTGGACGTCAGCTCAGAGAAAGGCTGCCCAAGCCCGCCGACAGACGACAATATCTGCTCGCTTTACCAATTCAACATGAGCAGtgccaacacccaacccacagACAGAG GCCCGACGTTACTCAACAAACTGGAGGTGGCGCTGTCCAACGAGAATCTGTCGGTGGACGTGGTGTCCCACTGTCTGCTCTGTTTGAAGGAGGAGTGGATGAA CAAGGTCAAAGTGCTCTTCAAATTTTCCAAAGTGGACGGGCGAGGCAGGGAGGACACGCAGAAGGTTCTGGCTCTGCTCGGCACTACGGGGCCCGGCGAGGAGGACAACGTGAGGCTGCTCAAGTTCTGGATGACGGGACTCAGCAAAACCTACAAGAGCCATCTGATGAGCGCCGTCCGGGGAGGGGAGAGGAGCCCCGGCCAGTGA
- the leng9 gene encoding leukocyte receptor cluster member 9 isoform X2: MDNMASECTGATSGTKNAAVQRDTSRAEGPADTDNAKTAPTDEKEVDVCPFFLEGKCHFGVRCRMAHSSTRLICEVTSTSDDPAVASADAILPEQEDKPDEEIQKKKKADGNKTAKAKENETKDVNKKPRMRTADDVISRILWDPSADASRVVVGYVDRFLGVLERPFCDFNWDTNPCDCDYATELALPRHRIQYFTYRGHRVWDRHSRTDRVFGSTGQSLAPPFGGEEEVGAREQPPDDLGQRMECTHTENMHLQDAEHSEMNARSSESAEGGLASTGVAEEAPNSAKASADKGGQCLIDGDTNEWEESSQGQKDVMEENRGRRPPKKKPTHFITFRANTPAILASFQQLQEEVSALLPSSAPHWQTSASLHVTLCLLVLRGPAEVEAAVDILRRFAHLDRNPPVAVGFPVKLKHFNGRVLYLSPQPQLQLQQLNGGLQEAYRSEGLLHRDSYNPRYHLTLAKIPYEEGQRIFYGVGDLKVGKGLHFGRLPVNTLHLCVVGGAAVDGFFETVCTVSLR, encoded by the exons ATGGACAACATGGCGTCGGAATGTACAGGAGCTACCTCAGGCACAAAGAATGCTGCTGTACAAAGAGACACAAGCAGAGCAGAAGGGCCAGCAGACACAGACAATGCCAAAACAg CTCCGACAGATGAAAAAGAAGTCGACGTGTGCCCGTTCTTCCTGGAGGGAAAGTGTCACTTTGGTGTCAGATGTCGTATGGCTCACAGCTCAACCCGGCTGATCTGCGAAGTAACCAGCACCTCGGA TGACCCCGCAGTAGCTAGTGCAGACGCAATTCTTCCTGAGCAGGAGGACAAACCCGAtgaagaaatacaaaagaagaagaaagccgACGGAAACAAAACGGCAAAAGCGAAAGAAAATGAGACCAAAG ACGTCAATAAAAAGCCTCGTATGCGGACAGCGGACGACGTGATCTCTCGGATCCTCTGGGACCCCTCGGCGGACGCGTCCCGAGTCGTCGTGGGCTACGTGGACCGTTTCCTTGGCGTGCTGGAGCGTCCCTTCTGTGATTTTAACTGGGACACCAACCCGTGTGACTGCGACTACGCCACGGAGTTGGCCCTGCCCAGACACAGGATCCAGTACTTCACCTACCGAGGGCACCGCGTCTGGGACCGCCACAGCAGGACCGACAGGGTGTTTGGCTCCACTGGTCAGTCTTTGGCTCCCCCCTTTGGAGGGGAAGAGGAAGTCGGAG CAAGAGAGCAACCACCTGATGACCTCGGCCAGAGAATGGAGTGTACCCACACCGAGAACATGCATTTGCAGGACGCCGAGCACAGTGAGATGAACGCTCGCAGCTCTGAGTCAGCGGAAGGCGGCCTGGCGTCGACCGGCGTTGCGGAGGAGGCTCCAAATAG CGCAAAGGCCTCGGCAGATAAAGGAGGACAGTGTTTGATAGATGGAGACACAAATGAATGGGAAGAAAGTTCTCAAGGCCAGAAGGATGTG ATGGAAGAGAACCGCGGTCGTCGTCCCCCTAAAAAGAAACCCACCCACTTCATCACGTTCCGGGCCAACACTCCCGCCATCCTGGCCTCTTTCCAGCAACTCCAGGAAGAGGTCAGCGCCCTCCTCCCGTCGTCCGCCCCTCACTGGCAGACCTCGGCCAGCCTCCACGTCACCCTGTGCCTGCTGGTGCTGCGGGGCCCCGCCGAAGTGGAGGCCGCCGTGGACATCCTTCGACGCTTTGCCCACTTGGACCGCAACCCCCCGGTGGCCGTCGGCTTTCCCGTCAAGCTGAAGCATTTCAACGGCAGGGTGCTGTACCTGAGCCCCCAGCCTCAGCTTCAACTCCAGCAGCTCAACGGAGGCCTGCAGGAAGCCTACAGGAGCGAGGGCCTGCTCCACAGGGACTCCTACAACCCGCGCTACCATCTCACCCTGGCCAAGATCCCGTACGAGGAGGGCCAACGCATCTTTTATGGCGTCGGCGACCTGAAGGTGGGCAAAGGTTTACATTTTGGCCGTTTGCCCGTGAACACCTTGCACCTTTGTGTTGTCGGGGGTGCGGCCGTGGATGGTTTTTTTGAGactgtatgtacagtaagtCTTCGATAA
- the leng9 gene encoding leukocyte receptor cluster member 9 isoform X1, which translates to MDNMASECTGATSGTKNAAVQRDTSRAEGPADTDNAKTAPTDEKEVDVCPFFLEGKCHFGVRCRMAHSSTRLICEVTSTSDDPAVASADAILPEQEDKPDEEIQKKKKADGNKTAKAKENETKDVNKKPRMRTADDVISRILWDPSADASRVVVGYVDRFLGVLERPFCDFNWDTNPCDCDYATELALPRHRIQYFTYRGHRVWDRHSRTDRVFGSTGQSLAPPFGGEEEVGAREQPPDDLGQRMECTHTENMHLQDAEHSEMNARSSESAEGGLASTGVAEEAPNSAKASADKGGQCLIDGDTNEWEESSQGQKDVQMEENRGRRPPKKKPTHFITFRANTPAILASFQQLQEEVSALLPSSAPHWQTSASLHVTLCLLVLRGPAEVEAAVDILRRFAHLDRNPPVAVGFPVKLKHFNGRVLYLSPQPQLQLQQLNGGLQEAYRSEGLLHRDSYNPRYHLTLAKIPYEEGQRIFYGVGDLKVGKGLHFGRLPVNTLHLCVVGGAAVDGFFETVCTVSLR; encoded by the exons ATGGACAACATGGCGTCGGAATGTACAGGAGCTACCTCAGGCACAAAGAATGCTGCTGTACAAAGAGACACAAGCAGAGCAGAAGGGCCAGCAGACACAGACAATGCCAAAACAg CTCCGACAGATGAAAAAGAAGTCGACGTGTGCCCGTTCTTCCTGGAGGGAAAGTGTCACTTTGGTGTCAGATGTCGTATGGCTCACAGCTCAACCCGGCTGATCTGCGAAGTAACCAGCACCTCGGA TGACCCCGCAGTAGCTAGTGCAGACGCAATTCTTCCTGAGCAGGAGGACAAACCCGAtgaagaaatacaaaagaagaagaaagccgACGGAAACAAAACGGCAAAAGCGAAAGAAAATGAGACCAAAG ACGTCAATAAAAAGCCTCGTATGCGGACAGCGGACGACGTGATCTCTCGGATCCTCTGGGACCCCTCGGCGGACGCGTCCCGAGTCGTCGTGGGCTACGTGGACCGTTTCCTTGGCGTGCTGGAGCGTCCCTTCTGTGATTTTAACTGGGACACCAACCCGTGTGACTGCGACTACGCCACGGAGTTGGCCCTGCCCAGACACAGGATCCAGTACTTCACCTACCGAGGGCACCGCGTCTGGGACCGCCACAGCAGGACCGACAGGGTGTTTGGCTCCACTGGTCAGTCTTTGGCTCCCCCCTTTGGAGGGGAAGAGGAAGTCGGAG CAAGAGAGCAACCACCTGATGACCTCGGCCAGAGAATGGAGTGTACCCACACCGAGAACATGCATTTGCAGGACGCCGAGCACAGTGAGATGAACGCTCGCAGCTCTGAGTCAGCGGAAGGCGGCCTGGCGTCGACCGGCGTTGCGGAGGAGGCTCCAAATAG CGCAAAGGCCTCGGCAGATAAAGGAGGACAGTGTTTGATAGATGGAGACACAAATGAATGGGAAGAAAGTTCTCAAGGCCAGAAGGATGTG CAGATGGAAGAGAACCGCGGTCGTCGTCCCCCTAAAAAGAAACCCACCCACTTCATCACGTTCCGGGCCAACACTCCCGCCATCCTGGCCTCTTTCCAGCAACTCCAGGAAGAGGTCAGCGCCCTCCTCCCGTCGTCCGCCCCTCACTGGCAGACCTCGGCCAGCCTCCACGTCACCCTGTGCCTGCTGGTGCTGCGGGGCCCCGCCGAAGTGGAGGCCGCCGTGGACATCCTTCGACGCTTTGCCCACTTGGACCGCAACCCCCCGGTGGCCGTCGGCTTTCCCGTCAAGCTGAAGCATTTCAACGGCAGGGTGCTGTACCTGAGCCCCCAGCCTCAGCTTCAACTCCAGCAGCTCAACGGAGGCCTGCAGGAAGCCTACAGGAGCGAGGGCCTGCTCCACAGGGACTCCTACAACCCGCGCTACCATCTCACCCTGGCCAAGATCCCGTACGAGGAGGGCCAACGCATCTTTTATGGCGTCGGCGACCTGAAGGTGGGCAAAGGTTTACATTTTGGCCGTTTGCCCGTGAACACCTTGCACCTTTGTGTTGTCGGGGGTGCGGCCGTGGATGGTTTTTTTGAGactgtatgtacagtaagtCTTCGATAA